From a single Candidatus Falkowbacteria bacterium genomic region:
- a CDS encoding GlsB/YeaQ/YmgE family stress response membrane protein — protein sequence MGIIAWVIFGGLVGWIASLIMKTDAQQGILTNILVGIIGAVLGGWVMSIIGKGGVTGFNLYSMLVAVLGAVILIAIVRAIRK from the coding sequence ATGGGAATTATCGCATGGGTTATCTTCGGTGGACTTGTTGGCTGGATCGCTTCATTAATAATGAAAACCGACGCGCAGCAAGGAATTTTGACTAACATTCTCGTTGGCATTATCGGAGCAGTGTTGGGAGGTTGGGTTATGAGCATTATAGGAAAAGGCGGGGTGACTGGTTTTAATTTATATAGCATGCTAGTGGCTGTTCTTGGCGCCGTAATACTGATTGCCATTGTCAGGGCCATAAGAAAATAA
- a CDS encoding YggT family protein, whose amino-acid sequence MDSFSSPSTKPLYRGTQIVWYLLGIIETLLALRFILKLFGANPGAIFTDFVYNASYVFTAPFVAVFRTSQVSGSIFEWTTILGMLIYWLLAYGIIKLLLISKTVSTPEAASKLKDQEKNN is encoded by the coding sequence ATGGACTCTTTCAGTTCACCAAGCACCAAGCCGCTTTACCGTGGCACGCAAATCGTCTGGTATCTGCTCGGAATAATAGAAACCTTGCTGGCCCTACGCTTTATTTTAAAATTATTTGGAGCGAACCCAGGTGCCATTTTTACAGACTTTGTCTACAATGCGTCTTATGTATTTACGGCTCCGTTCGTGGCAGTGTTCCGCACTTCGCAGGTTTCGGGCAGCATTTTCGAGTGGACGACTATTCTGGGAATGTTGATATATTGGCTATTGGCTTATGGAATCATAAAATTGCTCCTAATCAGTAAAACCGTATCAACACCAGAAGCAGCAAGTAAATTGAAAGATCAAGAAAAAAATAATTAA